Below is a genomic region from Haliotis asinina isolate JCU_RB_2024 chromosome 14, JCU_Hal_asi_v2, whole genome shotgun sequence.
TTGAATTTGCTAAGACTTCAAAATTATTAGACTGTAAATCCATACAGAGTACTAGCAAAAAGACTAGCATTTAGAGAAAGTGAATATGGAAAGCCTAGACACTGTCATCCCAACAAATGACTGAATGCGGAAAAATCTTTCACTGGAAACAGAATATTGGTCTTGTGTGAATCAGCATGCTTAATATGAATCAGCTTCCGTCTGTTGTCAACCGAACACTAGCTATCCCTGCTGGTGTATATTAAGATATGGAAGTGAAAATATCGAGCCTTCGTTATTCTTTATAAGACGCTGGACGGTCAACTTGCATCCTCCGAGCCGTACTGCGGCTTGGTATCTGCATTAAGATTTGTGGTTTCCGAAGGAGGAGGCGGGCATGGGATGGCATCAGTTGACTTGAAGGAGGCTGTGGATCCGGGTTGTGTCGTGACTGGTGACCCTTCTGGTGAATCGCTTGGTTCATCCTGAAGTAATCAGTAGGTCCATATATGGGCATGTTCAATACAACACTGTGCATCTTGAaacaatcagtgagtgagtgagtgagtgagtgagtgagtgagtgagtgagtgagtgagtgagtgagtgagtgagtgagtgagtgagtgagtgagtgagtgagtgagtgagtgagtgagtgagtgagtgagtgagtgagtgagtgagtgagtgagtgagtgagtgagtgagtttagttttacgctgcaatcagcaatattccagctatatggcgggagtctgtgacagtctaagtaaacttcgtctcagtgtatttcgttacaccccaccactgagtccaacaaaacctagtagaaggtcgcatcaggtaaccattgagcaaccaatgacagtccaatcaaacattgtgtcacaGGCTACTCACATGTAGATTGGCATATTCTCCTTCATCTTCCGGTGCCTGTGGCCGACACTTTCCGCAGCAGAAGTTGCAGcacaagcagcagcagcaacagcagtagcagcCCGTGATCACACAGCAGAAGATGGCGAAGGCCTGGACACGAACAATCATCACAATTAGTCAGACTGCAGGCAGACATTAAAGTCTAAACATCAGAATCAAAATCTGGGCAACTATAGGTATCACATGTTCCAATTCCATACCAAAATGGAATGTCAATAAATACTGGTACAGACACTGCGGAATAAATTCTTATTTCTTAAATGGCAAATCTGCCAAATTCATTTTGAAAGCAACTCTTCCTCCTTCCCATGTCTGAAAGTATGATTACCTTAGTGTAATGATTCATGAATGTCTACCCACATATGCAAAAGTCTATCCCCCCATGATGTCTACCTACGCTTTCAAATGTCTACCCATGTATGCAGATGTCTACCCACTCATCTGAATGTCTACCCACATATGCAAATGTATAACCACCCATCTGAATGTCTACCCATGAGAATGTCTATCCACCTGCAAGAATGTCTGCCCACATATGAGAATGTCTACTTGCCCATGAAAATGTCTACCCAAATGACAATGTCTAAACACCCATGAGAATGTCTACTTACCCATAAGAATGTCTGCCCATCCGTGAGAAAGTCTATTCATCCATGAGAACATCTACCCACCCATGAGAATGTCTACTGACACATGGGAATGTCTACCCACATATATGAATGAGTACTCACCTTGCACCATGGACTTGTCAGAACAAGGTAAGTGTTGACATTCTCCTCGCCGAACTGTTCAGCTGCGTAGATTCCTAGGGATCCATACTGGTCGTAGATACCCCTTCGTGTGGAGTCCATGAGGATCTTGTGGGCCCGGTTGATCTCCTTGAACTACAACACCAACATTCAACTGCAATGTCTTTGCTTGTTTGTTAAATGCCAGTCAATGCAATACTTCAGCTTTGGGAAGGCAGTGGTTAAAATAACTGATTTTGCAAAAGGCATCccagtgtttgacatcatgagcactgatctacacaactggaatacaatgacgTGAGTCAACCAAATAAGCATTTCTGACTACCCAAACTCAttactcttacaacaagcatggtgtGTTCAAACAATTATCTGaacaactacaaacactaaTTTGTACAATGCCATGTGATCAGCACTAACTGGCATCACTTTCAAAATttaagaaaagaaaatcataCAGACAGTAAATTTGAATGACTCATGTCCGCCTTGTAAAGTTTTCAACTAATATCATGGTGTGCCAGCTTAATGTGAAAGATAGCAGACAGTGATGCGGATctttgagtgggtgagtgagacaCACAGCAAGATTCCATCCATATGGCAATCTGTAATTAACcgaggatcttcacaggtctgcaGGTCTCAGACAAACACCAAGCTGTTGATACTGTCATCTCATATATATCAGTCTGAGGCAGGATTTAAACCCCTTGCCACAGATTTCTGGTGagccaaagggacacaactcttcacAGCCAGTTGCACACAGTTACAGTAAGATATTAATCAAGTTAACACAGTATATGCAAATCAGCTACAATACCATGACCACCTGACtttgttcaaatgaaaacagGATATTTTGCAGGATGGCTGAGGAAGATTAGGTATTTCAGAGGAAGGCAGAGCTCAGATGAATTCACAAGAACATGCTATCAACATAAGCAATCACCCACAGAAAAAAGGCAAAACAGGAGGCATTTCATTTCTACACTGGGGGTGAGTCACATGCCAGCAGAAAAACGGATGAAGAAGGATAggttataggatatttatatagcgcacatatctaCGCAGTAGTGCATGCTGAAGGTGCTGGTATTtattccctcgatcactggatgtcaatctcaacagcacatcttATTATCAacctcaactcccttgggactATACAACCCTTGCAGGGACTAGGTGCaccaagttaatgtggctttctcaTCTTAATGAGCTACCCActaacagctgggtggactggaacacatagtcacagtactttgttcaagttcactgcacgttgctgtacccgcaactaggtgtttgcatttATTAAAGTGGCcgccatctggtcatataccatattcgtgggttctttaagtgctcagggttgtgtactgtacactaggggttgtgacaacactgaaagagtctgcacacaaagttggttttacacccagtcacaggtgggctcaaaACCGACACCTCaatctcgctggatcactagtctgGAGCCTTTGCCAGCACGCCCACTGAAGGTGAACAAAGAAAATGGATACTGACTAAATCTTGACTGCAAGACTTTTGCTTCTGGATTCTCACTTTAGCCTGAAGCCTTAAAACTCCAAAAAAAATCTTTGTGCCTTTGAAAGCTAAAATTCAAGATTTGTTCTACTCACCATCTCCACTGCCTCTGGGTTGTTGGGGTTCTTGTCAGGGTGATATTTAAGAGCCAACTGAAAATACAAGATATTTCTATCATTACACAACCATGGAATACCATAACCGTGACAACAATAACCATGACAACCATGATGATGATAACTATGACAACCATGGCAACCATAACTGCCACAACCATGGCAACTATGATTACCATAACGACCTAGACAATCATGGCAACAACAACCATGGCAACCATGATTATCATAACAACCATGACAACTGTAAACATCACAATCACAACCATAACAACTTGTATATTACTTTAACCCATGGGACACTGGCTTGGCACACTGAagaaccaggttcgattcccgacgtgtatataatgtgtgaagcccttttctggtgtcgcccgccatgacattgctggaatattgctaaaagcagcagtAAGCCATACTCACGCACTCAACCCAAACAACCACTACTAGCATAATCATGGCATTGATCATCATTATTCTCATAgtatcaccatgacaaccatGATGATACAAAGGACAGATTTTTTGTGTCAAAAGACACTTCCATAATTTAGATGAAGGTAGCTTTGATACCAGCCAATTTACCATGTCTAGCCATTAAATTTAGTATGAGAGTAGCAACTATCAAGCGCTTTAGGGCTAATTCTTGGTCTCTACAAAAGCTGCTTATATTAGATCATGGTCTCTCCAAAAGCTGCTTATATTAGATCATGGTCTCTCCAAAAGCTGCTTATATTAGATCTTGGTCTCTACAAAAGCTGCTTATATTAGATCATGGTCTCTCCAAAAGCTGCTTATATTAGATCTTGGTCTCTACAAAAGCTGCCTATATTAGATCTTGGTCTCTACAAAAGCTGCTTATATTAGACCATGGTCTCTACAAAAGCTGCTTATATTAGATCTTGGTCTCTACAAAAGCTGCTTATATTAGATCATGACTTGTAAACTGTGGGAAACCCACAAACAATCAAGTTAACTGAATAACATCAAATCTCCACAACAATTACATGGTGAAACTGACATCCTGCTCTGCAGATTTGGGTCAAGGATttgcaaaaaaaaatatattttgggaTAATTTGGGGGtcagtaaatatttaaaaaatctttgATGCTATCAATGAACTTGCTTGGTTGCTTTGATCATTCAACTAccccaaaggaataggagaagactggcacagcaaaagtattggtggctttgaccttgtgcTACAGATTTTGTCAAACAAGATTTATACGCAtagcaaatatttaaaaaatctttgATGCTTTCAATGAACTTGCTAAAGTGATTTGACGCAATCTGAAGCAAAATCAGTCAGCTTTCATTACAATACAGACGTTGCTTATTCCTAAACATCTTCTTGACTGTGCACCGATTTATGCTTGAAGCAAAGGCAAGTGATAAATGTGGTGGAATCTCATTGGTGGGTGAGTGCTtttttgcttttagcaatattcctgcaatatcatggacacaagaaatgggcttcacacactgaacccagGTGGTGAATCGAACGCAgctctttggtgtgatgagtgcATGGttcttaaccactaggctaccaccccACACCATCTGACTGATCATTGAAGACACATAGAAGGGACATAGCAACTGGTAGCTAAAACTGAcctaaaacattatttttcataACAAGAagtattttataaaatattaacTACACATTCTGACAATAATTtttactttcatttttatttcaacagAATCTAATTATCCCCAAAAAGATGTAATGAAACAGACCAACTTAACATGCTGAAAAAAATGTGCAGTCCAGTGAAATGAACACCAAGAAAAGCATTAATCagtttgataaattattattgtatatttttCAGGTCGTACAACTCATGAAGAACTGGCAAAAATTTACGAAGCTCtctagcgctaagatagtcataagttaatgttaatgaatggcacttatacctatcttagcactaaaaaTCTACACCTGAATATCTACAGACCTAAGTCatattagctggaatattacaaagtgctgtgttaaacaacaagcaaatggTTCAGGGTATTATCAGTCACAATATTTTCTCTGAGTGCACCATAACTCTCTGTGTTGATGTTCCTTTTCTGTCATGTTTAGAGATACTGGAATCAGAAACGTTGGTCAGAATGTCTGAATTGTTACCTCTGGAATTTAGAGCCTCACAGCTTCATTACTCGCATGCCTGATGTAAACTCTTAGGAAGTGAT
It encodes:
- the LOC137261577 gene encoding dnaJ homolog subfamily C member 5-like; its protein translation is MSARPRSYSRAGESLYELLGLQKTATQDDIKKAYRKLALKYHPDKNPNNPEAVEMFKEINRAHKILMDSTRRGIYDQYGSLGIYAAEQFGEENVNTYLVLTSPWCKAFAIFCCVITGCYCCCCCCLCCNFCCGKCRPQAPEDEGEYANLHDEPSDSPEGSPVTTQPGSTASFKSTDAIPCPPPPSETTNLNADTKPQYGSEDAS